The Dickeya poaceiphila DNA window TTGTTCAGCAATGAATAGAGTGTGTCAAAATTTTAAAAATGAAATATTTTGTTATTAATAGGTGGCAAGGAAGTACGTCGTTACACCCGTTATTCGATTGTCGATTGATTTTGCCGGTACAACGTATTGATCTGGGTATTCTGCATTACACTGATAACAGACAACGCCAGTTTTTCTTGCATCAGCGCTGAAGTGGGCGTTGGTCGGATTAACAGTCACGGAGATAATAATGCAAGACAACGATATCAAAGCGTTACTTAATCAGGTAAAAACCATTGCGTTGGTTGGGGCCAGCGATAACCCTTCACGCCCCAGCTATGGGGTAATGGCTTATCTGCTTGGGCAAGGCTACCGGGTCATTCCGGTTAATCCTGGCCTGGCGGGAAACACGCTGCTGGGGCAGCATGTCTACGCATCACTGGCTGAAATTCCAGAACCGGTGGATATGGTGGATGTCTTTCGCCAGTCGGATGCCGTGTTTGAAGTGGCGCAGGATGCCATTGCGATTGGCGCGCGGGTGTTGTGGCTACAAATCGGCGTAATTAATGAAGCGGCGGCAGTACTGGCGCATGACGCCGGCTTGTCGGTGGTGATGGATCGTTGTCCGAAAATTGAAATTCCCCGCCTGGGGCTGGAAAAATAGGCTGGGCCGCCTCAGGTCCCGATAAGGAATCACACTGACCGCAGACGTGTGCTGCAATCATCCCATCGTCATATGTTAGTGCAGCAGACGCGGCGCACGGCGTCGGATTGTGGCGGCCAGTTCGTCCAGCGATGGATGATCAGAGGGATGGCGGTCCTCACTGATCATGTGTTCTTCTATCAATTGTTCTTCAGCCAGATAAGTGTGAATAGGACGACCGTGCTCATCTTCCATCACTACGTGATACCAGGGGGCGGTTCGCAAGGTATCATTGACCGAAAGCTCCTCCCACTTTGGTTGTTCGAGGGAATACTCAGGATCAATATCGATGACGACGCCAGGGTAACCCAGTAACTTATGACGAATCTGCTGTCCGATGGTGAATTTACAGTTAATCATATGACCTCCCGACTAAGCGCATTACGTACCCTAAATGGGGGAATGGCGTGTGGTTTTCAAGTCATCAGGCGCAGGGGCAATTTGCATCAGGGTGGTTAGCCTGTCAGTCTTTCTATTGTATTAATAATAGGCTGACCGATGGTAAAAAGGCGTTAACTCTGATGCATTTTTACACTGAACCCGGTACGCGATTAGAGGAGGACGATATGTCGACGGTATCTGTGATTGCCTGGGTTTACGGAATGGTGCAGGGCGTGGGGTTTCGCTACCACACTCAACTGCAGGCACGCCAGTTGGGCGTGCGCGGTTATGTCAGAAACTGTGATGACGGCAGTGTGGAAGTTGTTGCCAGCGGCGAGGACCATGCCGTAGAGCAACTGGTTGCCTGGCTAAAACAGGGGGGACCGCGTCATGCAAGGGTGGACAAGGTATTGGTGGAGCCGCATCCTGCCACCGATGAGCGTGATTTTAGCATTCAGTATTGATGAATTAGCCTGCAACTGACTATTCAGATGCATTTTACCGGCTTCGGCAGCCCGGCTATTTTAGTGGCCTGTTTGGCTGGGCCTTTGGGAAACAGGCGATAGAGATAGCGACTGTTGCCTTTTTCTTCGCCGTATTTCTGGGCCATCGCTTTAACCAACATGCGAATGGCCGGAGATGTATTGAATTCGATGTAAAACGCTCTGACAAAGCGCACGACTTCCCAGTGTGCATCAGTGAGTGTGATGCCTTCCTGCTCTGCCAGCATCGGGGCCATGTCTTCCTGCCAGTCGTTGCTGTCTTTCAGATATCCCTGAGCATCGGTTTCGATGACCCGCTCTTCAAACACTAACATATTGCCTCGGTATGACGTGAAAACGCGCCTAGTCTAGCAAACTTTGGCATGTGAGCAGAAGATGGTTTGTGGTACCGGTTTGCGCTGATGTCAGCTAAAAAGAAACCAGGCGCCGTAAAAGGCACCTGGTTGAGCGGTATGTATTGTGTGCTTTGATTATTCGCTGCGTGACATTCCCAACAGACTCAGGAGGCTGACAAACAGGTTGTAGATGGAAACATACAGACTGATTGTCGCGCGAATATAATTCGTTTCGCCGCCGTGGATGATATTGCTGGTTTCCCACAGAATGGCGCCAGCGGAAAACAGGATAAACATCGCGCTGATAGCCAGATGCAGCCCCGGCAAATGCAGGAACAGGTTGGCAATGGTTGCCACCAGCAGCACCACGAAACCTGCCATCAACATACCGGACAGGAAAGACATGTCCTTGCGGGTGGTCAGCACGTAAGCGGAGCAGCAGAAGAACACCAGCGCCGTGCCGCCCAGCGCCAGCATGATAATGTCGCTGGCGCCTGCCGCAATCAATGTGCTTAGCAAGGGACCAAGGGTATAACCCATAAAGCCGGTCAGCGCGAACGCGGCCAGAATACCTGCCGGACGTTCCGCCAGCCGATATGTCAGAAACATCAGGCCGTAAAAACCGACCAGTGTCAGAATCAGACCCGGCGCAGGCAGATTCAACACGGTGCTCATGGTGGCAGTGACGGCGGAGAAACCCAGCGTCAGCGATAGCAGGAAATAAGTATTGCGAAGTACTTTGTGAGTACTGAGCAGCGATTGCCCACGAGTGGCGGTGGAAATAATGCGATCCATAGTAACGACTCTCTCTGTTAAAGGGCCATTGTTGTTCTAAGCCATTGGTGTTTTTGAAGAGAGTAAGTAGTTGCATTATGTTATTAAAGCCGTTTTACCCTTCTTTACTCAGTTGACAATATGAGCATGATGGCGATTTTGTACGCTTTCAATCTGTTGCTGGCTGTTTTTCAGGCAATTGAGCGATGTACCGCTTTACAATATTCTGCACACTGTTTATAGTTCGCGTCGTTGCGGAGGAGTGGCCGAGTGGTTGAAGGCACCGGTCTTGAAAACCGGCGACGCGAAAGCGTTCTAGAGTTCGAATCTCTACTCCTCCGCCACTAATTAAATAAAATTAATGATTTAGTAATCGCTTTTGGTTTGTACTGCATAAGGTACGGAATAAAAGTCCCATATAGAAGGGACTTTTTTTGTTTCTGGCCTGCCTGTTTTTTTCGCCTTATTCTCCTGGTTGCCCACTCATCTCCTTTTAATTCATTTCTTCAAAAATCCATCTTCACCTGGTGCGCCATCATCACCTGCATCAAAAGAAGAAGGTACGCGCAGGCTGACCGACATTGAAACGCACCCACTGTATTTGTGGCTCAACATTCGGCTACTACGTCTCCTCTACCCTAACGACTCAGAAGTTATCAGGGGCGGCGCTCAAATCAAGGATACCGACAAACCGTTTGCTGATAAGGTTCTCACGCGTGAATTTGATCGACTGTTTAACCTCTGGCTGAGTAAAAATAACTATATGATAGATACCAAAGTAGCCGAAGCGATGAAGATGAACGAAAAAGAAGAAGAGGAAAAATAGTGGTATCAGCAGTAACGATGATGATTTATTGGTCTTTTCAGATAGTAATAGGTGGTGTTTTCTGACACCACCGAATGGAATTGTTATCCAATCAAAGCCTTAGCTTTTGCTCTGATGAGTTCTAACTCATCGGTAGTCACTTTGCCTTTCTTTGTTGCCTTATGGTTACGCCAGTCTACACAAGTGACCTGATCGGCGAGAGCCACGCTTTCACGGTCTCCAGATAATTCGACTTCGAAGCTATACCCTTTGCGCTGGGTTGTGCATGGGACGCATAAGCACATTCCGGTCAAATTATTATAAGCAAAGGGGCTAAGAACAACAGCGGGGCGATGTCCTCCCTGTTCATGCCCCACTACCGGTTCAAAATCTAACCAAATTAAATCGCCGGAATCAGGAACAAAACGAG harbors:
- a CDS encoding CoA-binding protein, giving the protein MQDNDIKALLNQVKTIALVGASDNPSRPSYGVMAYLLGQGYRVIPVNPGLAGNTLLGQHVYASLAEIPEPVDMVDVFRQSDAVFEVAQDAIAIGARVLWLQIGVINEAAAVLAHDAGLSVVMDRCPKIEIPRLGLEK
- the hspQ gene encoding heat shock protein HspQ, yielding MINCKFTIGQQIRHKLLGYPGVVIDIDPEYSLEQPKWEELSVNDTLRTAPWYHVVMEDEHGRPIHTYLAEEQLIEEHMISEDRHPSDHPSLDELAATIRRRAPRLLH
- the yccX gene encoding acylphosphatase, producing the protein MSTVSVIAWVYGMVQGVGFRYHTQLQARQLGVRGYVRNCDDGSVEVVASGEDHAVEQLVAWLKQGGPRHARVDKVLVEPHPATDERDFSIQY
- the tusE gene encoding sulfurtransferase TusE, giving the protein MLVFEERVIETDAQGYLKDSNDWQEDMAPMLAEQEGITLTDAHWEVVRFVRAFYIEFNTSPAIRMLVKAMAQKYGEEKGNSRYLYRLFPKGPAKQATKIAGLPKPVKCI
- the yccA gene encoding FtsH protease modulator YccA gives rise to the protein MDRIISTATRGQSLLSTHKVLRNTYFLLSLTLGFSAVTATMSTVLNLPAPGLILTLVGFYGLMFLTYRLAERPAGILAAFALTGFMGYTLGPLLSTLIAAGASDIIMLALGGTALVFFCCSAYVLTTRKDMSFLSGMLMAGFVVLLVATIANLFLHLPGLHLAISAMFILFSAGAILWETSNIIHGGETNYIRATISLYVSIYNLFVSLLSLLGMSRSE
- the mazF gene encoding endoribonuclease MazF, which produces MVSRFVPDSGDLIWLDFEPVVGHEQGGHRPAVVLSPFAYNNLTGMCLCVPCTTQRKGYSFEVELSGDRESVALADQVTCVDWRNHKATKKGKVTTDELELIRAKAKALIG